From one Microbulbifer sp. A4B17 genomic stretch:
- a CDS encoding SIR2 family protein, giving the protein MAGMEIDLISKQAQDYYGSTPVIILGSGASAAHGMSGMGALSQHLIRSVEVEGLSCQEVGLWGEFCGFLENGVDLETALHKVNLTPALTSKVVLSTWNLLSPEDIAVFEKALVDQELFPLGKLLRHMLRSTVRQVNIITPNYDRLAEYACEQEGIHHFCGFSHGYKGFPEKKDYLKPLRQVNIWKVHGSLGWFVNDQGVVCSLGNIGRTPEGLTPLIVTPGNEKYRSTHREPYKTIIHEADDVIDAASSYLCIGFGFNDDHIQEKLVNRCAKGDASITVVTQKLSESARNFLFSSQLSRYLAIEMCEDGPGSLVYSSKCVEPIKIERNCWSLGGFLNLIM; this is encoded by the coding sequence ATGGCTGGTATGGAAATCGATTTAATATCTAAACAAGCACAAGACTATTATGGAAGTACACCAGTTATTATTTTGGGTAGTGGTGCATCCGCTGCTCATGGTATGTCAGGTATGGGAGCTTTATCTCAACATCTAATTAGATCAGTTGAGGTTGAGGGTTTAAGTTGTCAAGAGGTTGGATTATGGGGGGAATTCTGCGGCTTTCTTGAGAATGGGGTTGATCTTGAGACCGCTCTTCATAAGGTTAACTTAACTCCAGCATTAACAAGTAAAGTCGTATTGTCTACATGGAATCTACTTTCTCCTGAAGATATTGCAGTGTTTGAGAAGGCTCTAGTTGATCAAGAACTATTTCCGCTCGGCAAGCTTTTAAGACATATGCTGAGGAGTACTGTAAGGCAGGTCAATATTATTACCCCAAACTATGATCGATTGGCAGAGTATGCTTGTGAACAGGAGGGTATTCATCATTTTTGTGGATTTTCACATGGGTATAAGGGCTTTCCAGAAAAAAAAGATTATTTGAAACCCTTGAGACAGGTTAACATTTGGAAGGTACATGGTTCTTTGGGGTGGTTTGTTAATGATCAAGGGGTTGTCTGTTCGCTTGGTAATATTGGTAGAACACCTGAAGGTTTAACCCCTCTCATAGTTACTCCAGGCAATGAAAAATACCGAAGTACTCATAGAGAGCCATATAAAACAATCATTCATGAGGCTGATGATGTCATTGATGCTGCATCCTCATATCTTTGTATCGGGTTCGGGTTTAATGATGATCATATTCAAGAGAAGCTGGTGAATCGCTGTGCAAAAGGTGATGCCTCAATAACTGTTGTTACACAAAAGCTTTCTGAATCAGCTAGGAATTTTTTATTTAGCAGTCAATTGTCGCGATATCTGGCAATTGAAATGTGTGAAGATGGTCCCGGTTCGTTAGTATATAGCTCTAAATGCGTAGAGCCGATTAAGATTGAGCGCAACTGTTGGTCTTTAGGTGGATTTTTAAATTTAATAATGTAG